The Oncorhynchus keta strain PuntledgeMale-10-30-2019 chromosome 28, Oket_V2, whole genome shotgun sequence DNA segment gtaggtctaTTCCCATTTCGTTCCGTTTGCTCCGTTTGCTTTCATTAAGTTTTTAGACGGTAAACGGTTTCCATTGCAAGACGTAATGACTACACCCCTCTGGTTCAGGGAAGGCTGAAAGTGAAACACACTGTCTACAGCAGGGGACCTTGCAGAGAGGTGAGAAAACAAGTGTGACAAAAACAAGTGGATGTGTGTGAGCATGAGTGTGTATGTCTATGAAGCCCAGGCTGAgtatgaggggggggggggtttatgTTACAACAACACACAGTTGGTTACATAACAGCATTTTAATTTAGTTAGGGGAAAAGTAGATAAATACTGGTGTTTACAAACTTTTTTATTTAAGCTAGGAACATTTACACATTACAGCTTAGTCTTATCCAGAGTAGGCCTAAATCTTTACAAGTAAATAAACTCTATTCGGAATGCCATAGTGACAAAAAGATATTCATGTTTCTATGGGATGTTTCTATGGAGTGTATGTGCACTGATACTATTCACTCACAGGATgatatatacatattatacataCACTGACTCTCTCACAAACCCACATACATTTAGATACACTGCATTCGCACAACACATACACGCATACTGACgccgcacacacacatatgctgCTCTGTTCTTTATTTCACTCTTTCACTCTTATTATCTATCccgatgtctagtcactttacgctgcctttatgtacatatctacctcaaaaaCCTCGTACTTCTACACATTGAtatgatactgatactggtactccctgttacCCCACTCTTCGAAGGTGTCTCCGGGAGAGTGGATTATGCAAAAAAACgaatttccaattcacacatgcgTATTAATACACACCTGTAGATGTGTAagacaggacaaatataagcacccaccaaaatattatttttatgaTATAGCTTCattcttgttttttttcttcctcttGTGTTACTATATATTTTatagtatataaatatatacagtgccttgcgaaagtattcggcccccttgaactttgcgaccttttgccacatttcaggcttcaaacataaagatataaaactgtatttttttagtgaagaatcaacaacaagtgggacacaatcatgaagtgcaatgacatttattggatatttcaaacttttttaacaaatcaaaaactgaagaattgggcgtgcaaaattattcagcccccttaagttaatactttgtagcgccaccttttgttgcgattacagctgtaagtcgcttagggtatatgtctatcagttttgcacatcgagagattgacattttttcccattcctccttgcaaaacagctcgagctcagtgaggttggatggagagcatttgtgaacagcagttttcagttctttccacagattctcgattggattcaggtctggactttgacttggccattctaacacctggatatgtttatttttgaaccattccattgtagattttgctttatgtttgggatcattgtcttgttggaagacaaatctccgtcccagtctcaggtcttttgcagactccatcaggttttcatccagaatggtcctgtatttggctacatccatcttcccatcaattttaaccatcttccctgtccctgctgaagaaaagcaggcccaaaccatgatgtttgacagtggggatggtgtgttcagggtgatgggctgtgttgcttttacaccaaacataacgttttgcattgttgccaaaaagttcaattttggtttcatctgaccagagcaccttcttccacatgtttggtgtgtctcccaggtggcttgtggcaaactttaaacaacactttttatggatatctttaagaaatggctttcttcttgccactcttccataaaggccagatttgtgcaatatacgactgattgttgtcctatggacagagtctcccacctcagctgtagatctctgcagttcatccagagtgatcatgggcctcttggctgcatctctgatcaatcttctccttgtatgagctgaaagtttagagggacggccaggtcttggtagatttgcagtggtctgatactccttccatttcaatattatcgcttgcacagtgctccttgggatgtttaaagcttgggaaatctttttgtatccaaatccggctttaagcttcttcacaacagtatctcggacctgcctggtgtgttccttgttcttcatgatgctctctgcgcttttaacggacctctgagactatcacagtgcaggtgcatttatacggagacttgattacacacaggtggaatgtatttatcatcattagtcatttaggtcaacattggatcattcagagatcctcactgaacttccggagagagtttgctgcactgaaagtaaaggggctgaataattttgcacggccaatttttccgtttttgatttgttaaaaaagtttgaaatatccaataaatgtcggtccacttcatgattgtgtcccacttgttgttgaatcttcacaaaaaaatacagttttatatctttatgtttgaagcctgaaatgtggcataaggtcgcaaagttcaaggtggccgaatactttcgcaaggcactgtatatatattttgacTCAGCATAGTagggaagggctcgtaagcaagcatttcacagtaagtcTACACAcgttgtatgtgacaaataaaatttgattttaacTTCCACTTCAACAACCAGACAAACACTATTCTCTCTGACAATCTCAGTATCCCTAGCACACAGAACAGCACACAACACATTGCATAAGGAAGAGGCGGACTGAGACCAAAAATCAGCCCTGGCATTTCTAACACACCAGCCCATTTTTTTCCTTAGAGGCCCCAATTACAGTATTAGCCAGATAATGAtaatttagtttaaaaaaaatgaattagACAGGCCCTATGGGCTAACATTTGACCAGCTCATCTGGCATTTAGAGCAAAACCCTCCATCCATGCCCCTGGCATtaggattaaaaaaataaaataaaaacctgtCTGCAGGCACCACACCTAGATATTTACAGGCTCATAGATGATGTAGGTCAGGGGTGTGCTGCTGAATCAAGAGGGCAGGACAACAACGTAGTCTGATGCATCCACATCTAgacaagagagggacagagaaaggacAAGTAGTGAGTGTATATTTAAGGATGATAACGATCTGGACATCTGATAAAGGTCTGAAAAAAAGTCAGTGACAGATGGAAGTgaaactaacagacagacagacagagtgttaCTTACTTTCATAATCAGGCACCTCGTCAATGACATTGGGGGCGGGAAGTTGTAGCAGTGTCTTCCGCTTGACTGAGTGGCGCAGATGCTGAGCCAATCCCTGCCTCCGACGCTTATAATGGCGGACCAGCTCCTCTAACGTCTTAAAAAATTTCTCCTCTACACCAGATGCtgtctacacacagacagacagaccatcagaaacacatacaaacgtaagcgcgcacacacacacacacacacacacacacagggtgtacCTGCAGGGTGTAGCTTCCAGTGTGGGTCTGGAGGATTCTGTAGGTATACACCACCTTCTTTTTACTgcagaaacacaacacacaaataGAGCAGCAGTCAAACgtttgaacacctactcattcaagggtttttctttatttgtactattttctacattgtagaataatggtgaagacataaactatgaaataacacatatggaatcatatagtaaccaaaaaagtgctaaacaaatcaaaatatattttatatttgagattcttcaaagtagccaccctttgccttgatgacagctttgcacactcttggcattctaacaaccagcttcatctggaatgcttttccagcagtcttgaaggagttcccacatatgctgagcacttgttggctgcttttccttcactctgtggtccaactcatcccaaaccatctcaattggtttgagatcgggtgattgattgtggaggccaggtcatctgatgcagcactccatcgctctctttcttggtcaagtagcccttacacagcctggaagtgtgttgggtcattgtcctgttgaaaaacaaatgatagtcccactaagtgcaaaccagatgggatggcgtatcgctgcagaacgtgcattgaattctaaataaatcacagacagtgtcaccagcaaagcaccttcCTACTACATGCTTCatggtgagaaccacacatgcggagatcatctgttcaagTACTATGCGTctcaaagacacggtggttggaaccaaaaatctctaattttgtcacgccctgaccttagagagccattttatttctctatttgggttggtcagggtgtgatttgggtgggcattctgttttctatttctttgtttttggccgagtgtggttcccaatcagaggcagctatcgttgtctctgattgggaataatacttaggcagcctttttcccacctaatGTTGTGGATAATTAAtcattttctgtgtgtgtttgtgtgcaccaCGGTTGCATCACGTTCGGGTTTCTGTTTACCTGTTTTTTATGTGAAAGTTTCACTTTATTAAAAGATGTGGAATTacatgcacgctgcgccttggctcatctatgacagggagtttgaagacagtgaacgtgacaaatttggactcatcagaccaaaggacagatttccaccgatctaatgtccattgctcgtgtttcttggcccaagcaagtctcttcttcttattggtgtcctttagtagtggtttctttgcagcaattcgaccatgaaggcctgattcacgtagtctcctctgaacagttgatgttgagattgtctgttacttgaactctgtgaagcatttatttggactgcaatttctgaggctggtaaatctaatgaacttttcctctgcagcagaagtacctctgggccttcctttcctgtggcggtcctcattagagccagtttcatcatagcgcttgatggtttttgcgtaatgactgaccatgtcttaaagtaatgatggactgtcatttctctttgcttattttagctgttcttgccataatatggacttggtgtagcgatgtgcgctgagagtcgggaagcaagtacagtgagtgaatatttaataaagaaacggaacataatacaaaacaagaaacactaacagcatacagacatgaaacagaaacaacaTCTGGGGaatgaaccaaagggagtgacacaAATAGGGGAGGTAAttaaggaggtgat contains these protein-coding regions:
- the si:ch73-264p11.1 gene encoding SH2 domain-containing protein 1B; translation: MASPPLMYHGAISKLDCEDLLGKKGKDGAYLIRDSETIQGAMCLCVYKKKVVYTYRILQTHTGSYTLQTASGVEEKFFKTLEELVRHYKRRRQGLAQHLRHSVKRKTLLQLPAPNVIDEVPDYENVDASDYVVVLPS